A region of Acidisarcina sp. DNA encodes the following proteins:
- a CDS encoding tetratricopeptide repeat protein has translation MKNLSRIFLFNLLLAAPAIALGQQSPLPPGTHMPDEAESAPAASGLSGMEEKIAQKDLVGARTALNDYLKQHPSDAKALFDLGYVEELGDHNDPAIAAYKQAIAADPKQMEAQLALGLLLARNGKPDEARPYVEAATLLEPAIPNTDLQARAWRALAQLDRTSDPAKAKSALLQALKISPESTDDTLLTAEIAEASNDPEIAENAYRRVLAAHPESSPAIAGLVHLLLAQKKYAEAEPLLQSALDRDPDDPALNGQWAATLLAENKPEQAIATLERLHQAHPADPVVGRMFAETLSRTADYAKADAIYTELLAQAPNDADLLSGQGECLLHLQKYPNAIAAYQKVVKIRPEDGDAWAGLALASSEAKQYATTLDALSMRSKYLAETPATYFLRATAYDNLHQQKAAVEFYQKFLAAAHGNFPDQEWQAKHRLVALGYTR, from the coding sequence GTGAAGAATCTCTCTCGAATTTTCCTCTTCAACCTGTTGCTGGCAGCTCCGGCAATCGCCCTGGGACAACAGTCCCCGCTGCCGCCGGGAACGCATATGCCGGACGAGGCAGAATCCGCTCCCGCTGCGAGTGGACTGTCTGGCATGGAAGAGAAGATCGCGCAAAAGGATCTGGTGGGCGCTCGCACAGCCCTCAATGACTACCTGAAGCAACATCCCTCGGATGCAAAGGCGCTCTTTGACCTCGGATATGTGGAGGAATTGGGCGATCACAACGATCCGGCAATAGCCGCCTACAAGCAGGCCATCGCGGCTGATCCGAAACAAATGGAGGCACAGCTTGCCCTGGGACTGCTGCTGGCGCGCAACGGCAAGCCCGACGAGGCACGGCCCTATGTCGAGGCCGCAACGCTGCTGGAGCCGGCCATTCCCAACACCGACCTGCAGGCGCGGGCCTGGCGTGCCCTGGCGCAACTGGACCGCACGTCAGATCCCGCCAAGGCAAAATCCGCGCTGCTGCAGGCTCTCAAGATCAGTCCGGAATCCACAGACGATACCCTGCTGACAGCGGAGATTGCCGAGGCCAGCAACGATCCGGAGATCGCGGAGAACGCCTATCGGCGCGTGCTGGCGGCTCATCCGGAATCCTCCCCTGCCATCGCCGGACTGGTTCACCTGCTGCTGGCGCAGAAGAAGTACGCCGAGGCAGAACCCCTTCTGCAAAGTGCGCTGGACCGTGACCCGGACGACCCGGCTCTTAACGGACAATGGGCAGCCACCCTGCTGGCCGAGAACAAGCCGGAGCAGGCCATTGCCACGCTCGAAAGGCTCCACCAGGCACATCCCGCTGACCCCGTCGTAGGCAGAATGTTTGCCGAAACGCTCTCCCGTACCGCGGACTACGCGAAAGCCGATGCCATCTACACGGAGCTGCTCGCCCAGGCTCCCAACGACGCCGATCTCCTGTCCGGACAGGGCGAATGCCTTCTCCACCTGCAGAAGTATCCCAACGCGATTGCGGCATATCAAAAAGTAGTGAAAATCAGGCCCGAGGATGGTGACGCGTGGGCAGGATTAGCACTTGCATCTTCTGAGGCAAAGCAGTACGCTACCACCCTTGATGCACTGTCGATGAGGTCAAAATATTTAGCCGAAACCCCAGCGACCTACTTTCTAAGGGCAACGGCATACGATAACCTGCATCAACAGAAGGCAGCGGTTGAGTTTTACCAGAAATTTCTGGCAGCCGCACATGGAAACTTCCCCGACCAGGAGTGGCAAGCCAAACACCGACTGGTTGCTCTTGGCTATACGCGTTAA
- a CDS encoding SprT-like domain-containing protein, giving the protein MLRPRAPIPPFDVRFYRFTSLNTTIRLREGRIRVHLSDLLEGAPEPVLTAIAHILLAKLYRRPIEPAHADRYRRFTSSEAVLRQTELIRQSRGRKRILGAQGNHYNLEEVFEGLNARFFNGLLGRPLLTWSGHTARRSLGHYDSAHNTIVVSRIFDRPNTPRFAIEYLLFHEMLHLKHPVKVRGGRRCVHGREFQAEEKLFPELQQAKDFLKSL; this is encoded by the coding sequence GTGCTGCGTCCGCGTGCCCCGATACCGCCCTTCGACGTCCGCTTCTACCGCTTTACCAGCTTGAACACCACGATCCGTCTGCGGGAGGGGCGTATTCGCGTGCATCTCTCCGATCTTCTGGAGGGTGCTCCGGAGCCTGTTCTAACCGCGATTGCTCACATTCTGCTGGCCAAGCTCTACCGCAGGCCCATCGAGCCCGCGCACGCGGACCGCTACCGTCGCTTCACATCGAGCGAGGCAGTTTTACGCCAGACGGAGTTGATCCGCCAATCACGCGGCCGAAAGAGGATACTCGGCGCGCAAGGCAACCACTACAACCTGGAAGAGGTCTTTGAGGGCCTGAATGCCAGGTTTTTTAACGGGTTGCTTGGGCGTCCCCTGCTGACCTGGAGCGGACACACGGCCCGCCGCTCCCTCGGCCATTACGACTCAGCACACAACACGATCGTCGTCAGCCGGATCTTCGATCGCCCCAATACTCCGCGGTTTGCCATCGAGTATCTGCTCTTCCACGAGATGCTTCACCTGAAGCATCCTGTAAAAGTCCGTGGCGGCCGCCGCTGTGTCCACGGCCGCGAGTTCCAGGCCGAGGAGAAGCTTTTTCCTGAGCTCCAGCAGGCGAAGGATTTCCTGAAGAGTCTGTAA
- the deoC gene encoding deoxyribose-phosphate aldolase, with product MATKSIEPEASSDYSGFDSRAFTLHALSAWPHMAAIIDHTLLKPDATRDQVLKLCEEAVEYRFACAMVNPVWAAEAQSALAGTGVPVGVVVGFPLGASLSSSKREEAVALLRKGVRELDMVISIGMLKSGMNTLVQQDIQGVVEVAHDAGAIVKVILETCLLSLEEKIRGSELAIGAGADFLKTSTGFSTGGANAVDIALLRGVAGTRCGVKASGGIRTLAEAHAMLEAGATRIGASSGIHILREMGAK from the coding sequence GTGGCAACAAAGTCTATCGAACCTGAGGCATCTTCTGACTACTCAGGATTTGACTCGAGAGCTTTCACTCTCCATGCCCTGTCGGCGTGGCCCCATATGGCCGCGATCATCGATCACACCCTGCTGAAGCCCGACGCTACCCGCGATCAGGTTCTGAAGTTGTGCGAGGAAGCCGTCGAATACCGATTTGCATGCGCCATGGTCAACCCGGTTTGGGCGGCTGAGGCACAGTCCGCCCTGGCAGGAACCGGCGTTCCAGTGGGCGTTGTCGTCGGATTTCCACTGGGTGCTTCCCTCTCCAGCAGTAAGCGGGAGGAGGCCGTCGCGTTGTTGCGCAAAGGTGTTCGCGAGCTGGATATGGTAATCAGCATCGGGATGCTGAAATCCGGCATGAATACGCTGGTGCAGCAGGACATACAGGGAGTCGTCGAAGTAGCGCATGATGCGGGAGCCATCGTGAAGGTGATTCTGGAGACCTGCCTGCTGAGCCTGGAAGAAAAAATCCGCGGCTCAGAGCTGGCCATAGGTGCGGGCGCGGACTTCCTCAAGACCAGCACGGGCTTCTCCACCGGCGGCGCGAATGCCGTAGACATTGCCCTTCTGCGCGGAGTGGCCGGAACACGTTGCGGAGTAAAGGCATCCGGCGGCATCCGCACGCTGGCCGAGGCCCACGCGATGCTGGAGGCGGGAGCGACGCGCATCGGTGCCAGCTCCGGCATTCACATCCTCCGCGAGATGGGCGCGAAATAA
- the hpt gene encoding hypoxanthine phosphoribosyltransferase, with the protein MTTSPSAPFKTPSGLEVLYNRDQIHARIQELGKQITHDYAGKSIVMVGVLKGATLFLSDLARAIGVDCTFDFVAVSSYGKGLRSSGAVKLIKDLDNPIEGKHIIVVEDILDTGLTLSYLRNLFLQHHPKSLRIATLLDKPTRRLEKIEADYIGFSIANQFVVGYGMDYGERFRNLPDICVLLPSHPE; encoded by the coding sequence ATGACGACCTCCCCCTCTGCTCCCTTCAAAACGCCCTCAGGCCTCGAAGTTCTTTACAATCGCGATCAGATCCACGCCCGCATCCAGGAGCTGGGCAAACAGATTACCCACGACTATGCAGGCAAAAGCATCGTAATGGTAGGCGTACTGAAGGGTGCGACGTTGTTTCTTTCTGACCTCGCTCGTGCAATAGGAGTCGATTGCACCTTTGACTTCGTTGCAGTTAGCAGTTACGGCAAGGGCTTGCGCAGCAGCGGAGCCGTCAAGCTCATCAAGGATCTGGACAACCCTATCGAGGGGAAACATATCATTGTAGTAGAGGACATTCTCGACACAGGCCTCACACTCAGTTACCTGCGCAATCTGTTTCTTCAGCACCATCCGAAGTCTCTGCGCATAGCAACTCTGCTCGACAAGCCCACCCGGCGTCTGGAGAAGATCGAAGCCGACTACATAGGTTTCAGCATTGCAAACCAGTTTGTGGTGGGCTATGGCATGGACTACGGGGAAAGGTTCCGCAATTTGCCGGACATCTGCGTTCTTCTCCCCAGCCATCCCGAGTAG
- a CDS encoding prolipoprotein diacylglyceryl transferase → MYPFLHLGPLSIGTFGLMLWLAAVCGCWVLHRNFVRWGISADAIGIVAVSTVAGVVGAKLWHVLETPQLLFASPLALLFDRSGFAWFGGLVGGILALLWQGRVYKVSPLRMLDLCAPAAAIGYAVGRLGCLTSGDGDYGIPTNLPWGMSFPNGLVPTTQRVHPTPIYELIAGLLIGWILWRRGATKKPLGQLTGEYLVLTGIARFMVEFIRINPRIYWGMSNAQLASLGSVIAGGLLIVWAERRTKGIAVPAASAAVAPRS, encoded by the coding sequence ATGTACCCATTCCTTCATCTTGGCCCACTCTCGATAGGAACTTTCGGCCTAATGCTCTGGCTTGCGGCTGTGTGCGGCTGCTGGGTCCTGCATAGGAATTTTGTTCGCTGGGGCATTTCTGCGGACGCAATCGGCATCGTGGCGGTGTCCACGGTGGCGGGGGTTGTCGGCGCGAAGCTCTGGCACGTGCTGGAGACTCCGCAACTCCTGTTTGCCAGCCCACTGGCGCTGCTGTTCGACCGCTCGGGTTTCGCCTGGTTTGGCGGGCTGGTCGGGGGGATTCTGGCGCTGCTGTGGCAAGGGCGTGTCTACAAGGTGAGTCCATTGAGGATGCTGGACTTATGTGCTCCCGCTGCAGCCATTGGCTATGCTGTGGGACGCCTGGGCTGCCTGACCTCTGGCGACGGGGACTACGGCATCCCGACGAATCTGCCATGGGGCATGAGCTTCCCCAATGGGCTTGTGCCGACCACGCAGCGCGTGCATCCTACGCCGATCTATGAGCTGATTGCTGGACTTCTGATTGGCTGGATCCTGTGGCGTCGCGGGGCCACAAAAAAGCCACTGGGGCAGTTGACCGGCGAGTACCTGGTGCTGACGGGTATTGCCCGATTCATGGTCGAGTTTATCCGGATTAATCCCCGCATTTATTGGGGCATGAGCAATGCTCAGCTTGCCAGCCTGGGCTCGGTGATCGCCGGCGGGCTGCTCATCGTGTGGGCAGAGCGTCGTACGAAAGGAATCGCTGTACCTGCTGCGAGTGCGGCCGTGGCTCCGCGAAGCTAG
- the uvrA gene encoding excinuclease ABC subunit UvrA produces MTDQIIIRGARTHNLKNIDCDIPHGKLTVVSGVSGSGKSSLAFDTIYAEGQRRYVESLSAYARQFLERIEKPDVDLIDGLAPAIAIKQKNSTRNPRSTVATATEIYDYMRLLYARCGTVHCVACDGIVKRDSVDEIAAAVLALGEGTRLHAIFPVASALPAAPTEAPKPKRGRKAAEKPAETLSESLKERLAELRRRGFNRLYQNNTIFEFSTPESLLDLDFTLPVFVLVDRIVVSPENRSRIVDAAEIGYRESGEILYEIVPREEDGADRQRLRFSMVFECKTCHRIYREPEPRLFSFNNPYGACPRCQGFGNTIDFDLDLIIPDKSKTLEEGAIDPWTRPKYRPYYTELKRSAKSLDLPLDVPWHDLSLEQQDTVLHGKGSFAGVRGFFDYLERKKYKLHVRVMLSKYRGYALCPECKGQRLRAEARAVRLSGKNICEAASLTISAANEFFGSLKLTPMQHEIAGSILGEVRQRLHFLDAVGLDYLTLDRLASTLSGGESQRIQLATSLGSRLVGALYVLDEPSIGLHPRDTSKLIRILEELRDLGNTILVVEHDPDVIRAADYLLDLGPGAGEFGGRLLAAGTVAEVEENPDSITGRYLSGHLTIPVPSRRREPGQERLLLRGARAHNLKSVDCEIPLGMLVCITGVSGSGKSTLVHDVLYRAVSHALGKNEGGDPTGLYRDLKGADRLNDIVLVDQTPIGRTPRSNPVTYIKAFDSIRELFAAQPEAQRHGYTPGHFSFNVPGGRCDVCNGDGTVTVEMQFLADVELPCEECNGTRYKSSVLDVKYKGRNIHEVLSMTVKEALRFFAGHPRIVDKLSVLEEVGLGYVRLGQSATTLSGGEAQRVKLAAHLSNGRSNSERSAAKKVRSRVLYILDEPTTGLHFDDVSKLLMSFRKLIDGGGSLVVIEHNLDIIKSADWIIDLGPEGGAAGGQIVATGTPEQVAQCEQSHTGHWLARMLAPQTQPATEVVV; encoded by the coding sequence TTGACCGATCAGATCATTATTCGCGGAGCGCGAACCCACAACCTGAAGAACATCGACTGCGACATTCCCCACGGAAAGCTGACGGTCGTCTCCGGAGTCTCGGGCTCGGGCAAGTCTTCGCTTGCCTTCGACACCATCTATGCCGAGGGGCAGCGTCGTTACGTCGAGTCGCTCTCGGCCTATGCGCGGCAGTTTCTGGAGCGGATCGAGAAGCCGGATGTGGATCTGATCGACGGCCTTGCTCCGGCCATCGCGATCAAGCAGAAGAACTCCACGCGCAACCCGCGCTCCACCGTCGCCACCGCAACCGAGATCTACGACTACATGCGCCTGCTGTATGCGCGCTGCGGCACCGTGCACTGCGTTGCATGCGACGGCATTGTGAAGCGCGACAGCGTGGATGAGATTGCCGCTGCGGTGTTGGCCCTGGGCGAAGGTACGCGGCTGCACGCAATCTTCCCAGTTGCGTCTGCACTGCCTGCTGCGCCAACCGAAGCACCGAAGCCAAAGCGCGGCCGCAAGGCAGCAGAGAAGCCAGCGGAGACGCTCTCCGAATCGCTAAAGGAGCGACTCGCTGAACTACGCCGCCGCGGCTTCAACCGTCTCTACCAGAACAACACTATCTTCGAGTTCTCGACGCCAGAGTCGCTGCTGGATCTCGACTTCACACTGCCGGTCTTCGTTCTTGTCGATCGCATCGTCGTGTCTCCAGAGAATCGCTCGCGTATCGTGGACGCGGCCGAGATCGGCTATCGCGAGTCCGGCGAAATTCTCTATGAGATCGTTCCCCGCGAAGAGGATGGCGCCGATCGTCAGCGCTTGCGCTTCTCCATGGTCTTCGAGTGCAAGACGTGCCACCGCATCTATCGCGAGCCAGAGCCGCGCCTGTTCTCCTTCAACAATCCTTATGGAGCCTGCCCGCGCTGCCAGGGCTTTGGCAATACGATCGACTTCGACCTGGACCTGATCATTCCCGATAAATCGAAGACACTCGAAGAGGGCGCAATCGATCCCTGGACGCGGCCCAAGTATCGTCCGTACTACACAGAACTGAAGCGCTCGGCGAAGTCCCTGGACTTGCCGCTCGATGTTCCCTGGCACGACCTCAGCCTGGAGCAGCAGGATACGGTGCTCCACGGCAAGGGGTCCTTCGCCGGCGTACGCGGCTTCTTTGATTATCTGGAGCGCAAGAAGTACAAACTGCACGTTCGCGTCATGCTCAGCAAATATCGCGGCTATGCATTGTGTCCGGAGTGCAAAGGTCAGCGTCTGCGTGCCGAGGCTCGCGCCGTGCGGCTCTCGGGAAAGAATATCTGCGAGGCCGCCTCGCTCACTATTTCTGCTGCCAACGAGTTCTTCGGCTCGCTGAAGCTGACACCGATGCAGCACGAAATTGCAGGCAGCATCCTGGGCGAGGTTCGCCAGCGTCTGCATTTCCTCGACGCAGTCGGCCTGGACTACCTCACGCTCGATCGCCTTGCCTCGACGCTCTCAGGAGGTGAGTCGCAGCGCATCCAGCTCGCCACGTCGCTCGGCTCGCGGCTGGTCGGAGCGCTCTACGTGCTGGATGAACCGTCAATCGGCCTGCACCCTCGCGACACATCGAAGCTGATTCGCATCCTGGAGGAGTTGCGCGACCTCGGCAACACAATCCTCGTTGTGGAGCACGACCCCGACGTGATCCGCGCCGCGGATTACCTGCTCGATCTTGGTCCGGGCGCGGGCGAATTCGGCGGGCGTCTCCTGGCCGCGGGTACGGTCGCCGAGGTTGAAGAGAATCCTGACTCCATCACGGGCCGCTATCTGAGCGGACACCTCACCATTCCGGTACCATCGCGCCGCCGCGAACCTGGCCAGGAACGCCTGCTGCTGCGGGGCGCGCGCGCTCACAACCTGAAGAGCGTCGACTGCGAAATCCCGCTGGGCATGCTGGTCTGTATTACAGGGGTCTCGGGTTCCGGCAAATCGACTCTGGTACACGATGTTCTCTATCGTGCCGTATCGCACGCTCTCGGCAAGAATGAGGGTGGAGATCCGACCGGGCTGTATCGCGATCTCAAGGGTGCGGATCGGCTCAATGACATTGTGCTCGTCGATCAGACGCCCATCGGACGGACTCCGCGCTCGAATCCGGTTACCTATATCAAGGCCTTCGACAGCATTCGGGAGCTGTTTGCGGCGCAGCCGGAGGCGCAGCGCCACGGCTATACGCCCGGCCACTTCTCCTTCAATGTGCCGGGTGGCCGCTGCGATGTGTGCAACGGCGACGGCACCGTGACGGTGGAGATGCAATTCCTCGCGGATGTTGAGCTGCCCTGCGAAGAATGTAACGGTACTCGTTACAAATCATCCGTGCTCGACGTCAAGTACAAGGGCCGCAATATCCATGAGGTTCTTTCCATGACGGTGAAGGAGGCTCTGCGCTTCTTTGCCGGTCATCCCCGCATTGTGGACAAGCTGAGCGTGCTCGAAGAGGTCGGGCTGGGCTATGTGCGGCTGGGGCAGTCCGCCACCACGCTCTCCGGCGGAGAAGCGCAGCGCGTCAAGCTGGCCGCGCACCTCTCCAACGGGCGCTCCAACAGCGAGCGCAGCGCCGCGAAGAAGGTCCGCAGCCGCGTACTGTATATCCTGGACGAGCCTACGACCGGATTGCATTTCGACGATGTCAGCAAACTGCTGATGTCCTTTCGCAAGCTGATCGATGGCGGCGGGTCGCTGGTGGTCATCGAGCATAATCTGGACATCATCAAGTCCGCGGACTGGATCATCGATCTTGGACCGGAGGGCGGAGCGGCCGGCGGGCAGATTGTAGCCACCGGTACGCCGGAGCAGGTTGCGCAGTGCGAGCAATCCCACACCGGCCATTGGCTCGCCCGCATGCTTGCTCCCCAAACCCAACCAGCAACCGAAGTGGTGGTGTAA
- a CDS encoding ABC transporter permease, with product MVRDILGQAYEAMIYNRRRTTITMIGMAWGIATVVLLLAYGAGFGRAFETIFAQFGTRLIGVFPGTTGEQAGGTKAGVKVRFTQDDVERLRASVPGLEHIVPMVSKDVTVQNELHSFTWSVNGEWPDIRNVMVLDLESGRFYTNEDESQRNHVAVIGSEAKTKLFSGAYALGERIRLNGTGYTVIGVLKPKMQEGDNDNNRQIYVPFSTMSDLKDTKYLDGIWLSYTGDHMAAERAVRNTLAELHRFRPSDRNAIFVANLMEQLKEFRILSAGLQVLLTFIGALTLGIAGIGLMNIMLVAVQQRTREIGVEKALGARKRHILLQFLAEALVITSIGGAAGIVLAYTVSIVVGRITFYSAIATNAEAADIQLLISPAIVLVATGILALVGLVSGMIPAIRAANLNPIEALRYE from the coding sequence ATGGTTCGCGACATACTGGGTCAGGCCTACGAGGCCATGATCTACAACCGGAGGCGCACCACCATCACCATGATCGGCATGGCGTGGGGTATTGCCACGGTTGTGCTCCTGCTGGCCTATGGAGCCGGCTTTGGACGCGCCTTTGAAACGATCTTTGCGCAATTTGGAACTCGCCTGATCGGCGTGTTTCCCGGCACTACCGGCGAGCAGGCTGGAGGAACCAAGGCTGGCGTGAAGGTGCGCTTTACTCAGGACGACGTCGAGCGCCTGCGGGCCTCTGTTCCGGGGCTGGAGCACATCGTCCCCATGGTCTCAAAAGATGTGACAGTGCAGAATGAGCTGCACAGCTTTACCTGGTCCGTGAACGGAGAGTGGCCGGACATCAGGAACGTGATGGTGCTCGACCTGGAATCGGGCCGCTTCTATACCAACGAAGATGAATCCCAGCGGAATCACGTAGCAGTGATTGGTTCGGAGGCGAAGACGAAGCTCTTCTCCGGAGCCTACGCGCTCGGCGAGCGGATTCGGCTGAACGGCACGGGCTACACCGTCATCGGCGTGCTGAAGCCGAAGATGCAGGAGGGCGATAACGACAACAATCGCCAGATCTATGTGCCGTTCAGCACCATGAGCGATCTCAAGGACACCAAGTATCTGGACGGCATCTGGCTGAGCTACACCGGCGACCACATGGCGGCGGAGCGGGCCGTACGCAACACCCTGGCGGAGTTGCATCGTTTCCGCCCGTCGGACCGCAATGCGATCTTCGTTGCCAATCTGATGGAACAATTGAAAGAGTTCCGCATCCTCTCGGCCGGTCTGCAGGTTCTGCTGACGTTCATTGGCGCGCTCACCCTGGGAATCGCCGGAATCGGGCTGATGAACATCATGCTGGTTGCCGTGCAACAGCGCACGCGAGAGATTGGCGTGGAGAAGGCTCTGGGCGCCAGAAAACGTCACATCCTGCTGCAGTTTCTCGCGGAGGCACTGGTGATTACCAGCATCGGTGGCGCGGCAGGCATTGTGCTGGCGTATACCGTTTCGATTGTCGTGGGGCGCATTACTTTCTACAGCGCCATTGCCACGAATGCGGAAGCCGCAGATATTCAGTTGCTCATCTCGCCTGCGATTGTCTTGGTGGCCACCGGCATCCTTGCGCTCGTGGGGCTGGTAAGCGGCATGATCCCCGCCATTCGCGCTGCAAATCTGAACCCCATTGAGGCATTGCGGTATGAGTAG
- a CDS encoding 3-hydroxyacyl-CoA dehydrogenase NAD-binding domain-containing protein — MSNLKTISVIGAGPLGRRLAWLSSRAGFRTILEDVMPWNMRQAVAHLEQLQSRDGGTATASAGSGSLEFATTLDGAVRTADLVIDCVPDELESKLEIFSLLDRMAPPHTIFGTPTVALSIGDLASCTYRPDQCVAFQLKAVFLGEAELPESIEIVQTTRTRPDVVATVQAFWAALGHRTTVRTDEWRELSPAPQPTKQ; from the coding sequence GTGAGCAACCTTAAAACGATCTCGGTAATTGGAGCCGGTCCTTTGGGCCGGAGGCTCGCGTGGCTCTCTTCCCGGGCGGGGTTTCGAACCATTCTGGAAGACGTAATGCCGTGGAATATGCGTCAGGCCGTAGCTCACCTGGAGCAGCTCCAGTCAAGGGACGGTGGCACGGCAACGGCCAGTGCAGGTTCCGGTTCGCTGGAGTTTGCCACCACGCTCGATGGTGCGGTTCGCACTGCCGACCTGGTGATCGATTGCGTTCCTGACGAACTGGAGTCGAAGCTCGAGATCTTCAGCCTGCTGGACCGCATGGCGCCTCCGCATACGATCTTCGGAACGCCGACGGTCGCGCTCAGTATCGGGGACCTTGCCTCCTGCACCTACAGGCCGGATCAATGCGTCGCTTTCCAGCTCAAGGCGGTTTTTCTTGGCGAGGCGGAGTTGCCGGAATCGATTGAGATTGTCCAGACAACCAGGACGCGGCCCGACGTGGTCGCGACTGTGCAGGCGTTCTGGGCAGCCCTGGGCCATCGAACGACGGTCCGCACGGACGAGTGGAGAGAGCTTTCGCCCGCGCCCCAGCCCACGAAACAATAA
- a CDS encoding ABC transporter permease, whose amino-acid sequence MQSPGDTLGQVFRAIWSSKLRSFLTMFGIAWGVGSMLLLIGMGEGFRSGQRRQLAKLGNDLIMNFGGTIPALPNQHTGMRRYRLTLGDEAEMLTSPEIRDATAMLTRNDIKEVSQYASAGGQVLGVQPNFPRIRFVPIKFGRFVDRSDLDERRRVVVLGRKNAALLFPGRPAVGESVTLNGARFLVIGVVDNISRGNNDFDNQKVYIPLSTMLEMFPILGDNLPADAVTSIQYQPRLRGENAAATASAHAILGRRHGFDPSLTEAFDEWDTIKEEHIIGKIFDAMDVFLGGVGIVTLALGAVGIINIMLVSVSERTREIGLLKAIGATNTSILMQFFLEGVVLTGVSGLIGIAGAAALMAMLQKVVGEGFQGFDPPRLVPWSAALALGSLALSGIVAGLYPARKAAMLEPVEALRRE is encoded by the coding sequence ATGCAGAGTCCAGGAGACACTCTCGGGCAGGTCTTCCGTGCGATTTGGTCCTCGAAGTTGCGCTCCTTTCTCACTATGTTCGGGATTGCGTGGGGCGTCGGCTCGATGCTCCTGCTCATCGGCATGGGGGAAGGGTTTCGCTCGGGCCAGCGCAGGCAGCTCGCCAAGCTCGGCAACGACCTCATCATGAACTTCGGGGGAACCATTCCGGCTCTCCCCAACCAGCACACGGGGATGCGTCGTTACCGGCTCACGCTGGGAGATGAAGCCGAGATGCTTACCTCGCCGGAGATACGCGATGCAACGGCGATGCTGACGCGCAACGACATCAAGGAAGTCAGTCAGTACGCAAGTGCCGGGGGACAGGTCCTGGGTGTGCAGCCGAATTTCCCACGAATCCGCTTTGTCCCCATCAAATTCGGTCGTTTTGTAGATCGCTCGGATCTGGATGAGCGCCGCAGGGTCGTCGTACTGGGGCGGAAGAATGCGGCGCTGCTCTTTCCTGGACGTCCCGCAGTGGGTGAGTCCGTCACTCTGAATGGCGCGCGGTTTCTGGTGATCGGCGTTGTGGACAACATCAGCCGTGGCAACAACGACTTTGACAACCAGAAGGTCTATATTCCGCTGAGCACGATGCTGGAGATGTTCCCGATCCTCGGAGACAATCTTCCCGCCGACGCCGTGACCTCGATCCAATACCAGCCGCGCCTGCGGGGCGAAAATGCAGCGGCGACTGCCTCGGCGCATGCGATTCTCGGCCGGAGACATGGCTTTGATCCGTCCCTGACGGAAGCCTTCGACGAGTGGGACACCATCAAGGAAGAGCACATCATTGGCAAGATATTCGATGCCATGGACGTATTCCTCGGTGGGGTAGGGATCGTGACGCTGGCGCTCGGGGCGGTGGGCATCATCAACATCATGCTCGTTTCGGTTAGCGAGCGAACGCGGGAAATAGGTTTGCTCAAGGCGATTGGAGCCACGAATACCAGCATCCTGATGCAGTTCTTTCTGGAGGGGGTGGTTCTGACCGGCGTCAGCGGCCTGATAGGGATTGCCGGAGCAGCAGCGCTGATGGCCATGCTGCAGAAGGTCGTTGGCGAAGGCTTTCAGGGCTTTGATCCTCCGCGGCTGGTGCCATGGTCGGCGGCGCTGGCTCTGGGTTCGCTGGCACTCAGCGGAATTGTTGCGGGACTTTACCCGGCGCGCAAAGCCGCGATGCTGGAGCCGGTAGAGGCGCTGCGACGCGAGTAG